A section of the Triticum dicoccoides isolate Atlit2015 ecotype Zavitan chromosome 7A, WEW_v2.0, whole genome shotgun sequence genome encodes:
- the LOC119330674 gene encoding uncharacterized protein LOC119330674: protein MAQSHDQVLASASLLHRPVTVLPVPLGDLAAPTTPSSALKVMMLLLGGGFPLAVVPSGGCLSSEFLVPLFSDDDAVDWLLILVWSRWFSCGGGAVHRSCFRCPPELLPHLVQLRHCRRHQGPGDVVVVVGPPVAVLTSRGAVVVVLSTGSPAGAVDVCVR, encoded by the exons ATGGCGCAGTCCCATGaccaggtgctcgcctccgcctccCTCCTGCACCGTCCGGTGACCGTGCTCCCTGTCCCGCTCGGCGACCTCGCTGCTCCGACGACCCCAAGCTCCGCCTTAAAG GTCATGATGCTGTTGCTAGGCGGTGGTTTTCCGTTGGCGGTGGTGCCTTCCGGTGGTTGTCTGTCATCGGAGTTCCTGGTGCCGCTCTTCTCTGACGATGATGCTGTGGACTGGCTGCTGATTTTGGTGTGGTCACGGTGGTTTTCCTGTGGTGGTGGTGCTGTCCATCGGAGCTGCTTCCGTTGCCCACCGGAGCTCCTGCCGCACCTTGTTCAGCTCCGTCACTGCCGACGTCATCAAG GTCCCGGTGATGTTGTGGTTGTGGTGGGTCCTCCGGTGGCGGTGCTGACATCCAGGGGTGCTGTGGTGGTGGTGCTGTCCACCGGATCTCCTGCTGGTGCTGTCGACGTCTGTGTCCGCTGA
- the LOC119330017 gene encoding uncharacterized protein LOC119330017, whose translation MVYFGCLEKEQAARYLYWADANLSLAVMLIQHDLYVEGEEAVLDPESDRTQAALEWAATMAGHPSPGVLTQLMSSPLKEDDFHLLEKLLFSAADGPLTVADVGAIDRILRMMMSPPYVATISRKGPILHVRKNLDAVWSTTPSTTEDTATALCWDGKPISSLQCGLSDKLQRCLGRADGLEQYLKKTPCSVDACDYLQTLKMRLHGMIHNFCIKALKLLPTPSGSLMCGFLMAGHCYGSMDPVSNIIVNSIWYNFLGGPLPASEGSKIEQYNDILDPLSLLRTQVHSLKGLMELATFAGPQFSTEACALELLCGTKCDIVDMLQSSLKMIKKNHFHEAAKAAGHPLPLQLGELHRLLVVFPEQRSVLLSFMTEARTDGTVLRLDDMTLHIRRMWSRYSKVRVGCYEQAPDLFPESRRLVASMRSQYEEGRSWFRSKIEQVLKDYTTQHFWEPQYKLDIICGVEEINQSCPPSGKMCYRVNFTATSDLQLQRTLFFAEFLFSGGPRPETCCPLPYEYAGRCYSGVLTARKIVYPDDAKYIPHDITHDGTCHVDDMLEMDFVLGSEKDVELVEKLNKMHTEEMWGYSWKG comes from the exons ATGGTATACTTCGGATGCCTCGAAAAGGAACAGGCCGCCCGCTACCTCTACTGGGCCGACGCCAATCTCAGCCTCGCCGTCATGCTCATCCAACACGATCTCTATGTGGAGGGTGAAGAAGCAGTACTGGACCCTGAATCCGACAGGACGCAGGCCGCCCTCGAGTGGGCGGCCACCATGGCAGGTCACCCTTCGCCCGGCGTTTTGACTCAGCTCATGTCATCCCCGCTCAAAGAGGACGACTTTCACCTTCTGGAGAAGCTACTCTTTTCAGCAGCAGATGGCCCTCTCACGGTTGCGGATGTCGGAGCCATAGACCGCATATTGCGCATGATGATGAGCCCGCCCTATGTTGCCACCATAAGCAGAAAAGGGCCAATTCTCCATGTCCGTAAGAACCTCGACGCTGTGTGGTCGACCACCCCCTCCACTACAGAGGACACCGCCACCGCCCTCTGCTGGGACGGAAAACCCATCTCGTCGCTGCAGTGCGGACTGTCTGACAAGCTGCAACGTTGCCTGGGAAGAGCGGATGGCCTGGAACAATATTTGAAGAAGACCCCGTGCAGCGTTGACGCCTGCGATTACCTGCAGACTCTCAAGATGCGCCTCCACGGTATGATTCACAACTTCTGCATCAAGGCGCTCAAGCTGCTGCCCACACCATCGGGCTCGCTTATGTGTGGCTTCCTCATGGCCGGCCACTGCTACGGCTCCATGGACCCTGTCTCTAACATCATCGTCAACTCCATTTGGTACAACTTCCTTGGCGGTCCTCTCCCAGCGTCTGAAGGCAGCAAGATTGAGCAATACAATGACATACTTGACCCCCTATCTCTGCTCCGCACACAGGTCCACTCCCTCAAGGGCCTTATGGAGCTTGCCACATTCGCCGGCCCCCAGTTCTCAACAGAGGCTTGTGCTCTAGAGTTGCTCTGCGGTACAAAATGCGACATTGTTGACATGTTACAATCATCGCTAAAGATGATTAAAAAGAACCACTTccatgaagctgccaaggccgCTGGACACCCTCTACCGCTTCAGCTGGGTGAACTGCACCGGCTGCTGGTGGTGTTCCCCGAGCAGCGAAGCGTGCTGCTCTCCTTTATGACAGAGGCTCGAACTGACGGTACCGTGTTGCGCCTTGATGACATGACACTTCATATTAGGCGCATGTGGAGCAGATACTCGAAGGTTCGTGTCGGCTGCTATGAGCAAGCTCCTGATCTTTTTCCAGAGTCTCGGAGGTTGGTGGCTAGCATGAGATCACAGTATGAGGAGGGGAGGAGCTGGTTCCGTTCAAAGATTGAACAGGTGCTGAAGGATTACACGACCCAGCATTTTTGG GAACCACAGTATAAACTTGACATTATCTGTGGCGTGGAGGAAATCAACCAAAGCTGCCCCCCCTCGGGTAAGATGTGCTACCGCGTGAACTTCACTGCTACTTCCGATTTGCAGCTTCAGAGGACGCTATTCTTCGCCGAGTTTTTGTTCTCAGGTGGGCCAAGGCCAGAGACCTGCTGCCCTCTACCCTATGAGTATGCAG GCCGTTGCTACTCTGGCGTGCTTACCGCAAGGAAAATCGTGTATCCAGATGACGCCAAATACATCCCGCACGATATCACCCATGACGGTACCTGCCACGTGGATGACATGCTAGAGATGGACTTCGTCCTCGGTTCCGAGAAAGACGTGGAGCTTGTGGAGAAACTCAACAAGATGCACACTGAAGA GATGTGGGGTTACAGTTGGAAGGGATAA